Genomic DNA from Oncorhynchus clarkii lewisi isolate Uvic-CL-2024 chromosome 5, UVic_Ocla_1.0, whole genome shotgun sequence:
CTGACCCAGTAACAACACTGACCCAATAACAACACTGACCCAATAACAACACTGACCCAGTAACACTGACCCAATAACAACCTTGACCCAATAACAACACTGACCCAGTAACAACACTGACCCAGTAACAACACTGACCCAATAACAACACTGACCCAATAACAACCCTGACCCAATAACAACCTTGACCCAATAACAACACTGACCCAGTAACAACACTGACCCAGTAACAACACTGAACCAATAACAACACTGACCCAATAACAACACTGACCCAATAACAACACTGACCCCATAACAACAGACCCAATAACAACAACACTGAACCAATAACAACACTCTAAAGCTCAGCTAGAACTCATCCCTCTTCCACTCAGGGTGGCAGGCGAGGGGAGAAAACACAGCCTTTTAACTCCGTAGGCAATCCTAAACCCTCACTTCACTCGCTGTGCTGCAGCTCCAGCCAAGAAATACATTGAAAAGATTGGGTGTTCAAAAGCAACAGCATTGAGGAGGAAGGGAGATGCTTAacaacttgttcttgtagtccaACTTAAAAGATCAACCCAATTAACAGCGTCTCCACCACAAACATCTGGAGTCGCAGGAGATGGACAGACGTGGTACTGAACgaacacagacaggaaacagaggtCAAACACACAATGCAGACTGAGGCCAGGCAGTTATTAATTAAAATAGGACACTTTTATATAACAATGTTTCTGTCAGAACACTAAGTtctcaccactttattttgagcCCATCCCTATGGCAACTGTAGAATCTGACTGCAAGAAGGGACctagtggtggagggagggagggagggacctagtggtggagggagggagggagggagggagggacctagtggtggagggagggagggagggacctagtggtggagggagggaaggagggacctagtggtggagggagggaaggagggacctagtggtggagggagggagggagggacctagtggtggagggagggagggacctagtggtggagggagggagggacctagtggtggagggagggagggacctaGTACTATTATGCTGTAAATAAAAAGGGACTAGGACACTTTACACAATCAAACATCATCTGAACTTTTAAGGACTAGTGTCATAACAATATGATCTCAGTTGGATGCCACCGTGATGACGTCAAGTGCCTTCATGTTGAAAATACCTCTTTTGGTCTCGTGGTAGCATTACATTCCTACTCTTCTGAGAATTAAAAATAACCACCAGGAGATCCCAGAATACTACAGCCCCACAGCCATCTGCTGCAGCAGGGTAGGGTAGGGCAGCAAGCCTGGACAAGTCAGCCAGCCCCCAGAAtagtctcctgtcccagtgacaACACCGGTACGTTAAACACCGACACTGTGTCAGACCCTGTGAATGACCTAGTGTTTTCCCTACCACATCTTTATTTGGGCAGCAGCCCAACCAGGCAAGGTCATCTCTCCCCCACTTTAAATTATTTGAATATGATTGGTTTCAATTGGATATGTGGGTTCTTTGTgatcagtctactgtatataaaaCCAAGGGGAAAACACTGCCCACAAAACATCAGTGTTTCTCTTGTGATTAACCATTGAGATTCAAGGAGGCCTGTGTTCCTAACAGTCCATTCTTCTATCTGGAATTGAGCGCGATCTAAATCCTCTACCTTGTTCTCTGAAGAGGGCACTTGGTCACCACCACCTTATGTAAGGATTCAAAAGCATGGGATTGGTGTAGGCATGGGCTAAAAATGGTTCAGACCGTCTTCAAAGAGAAAGGTGAAGGGTACAGACCGTCTTCAAAGAGCAGGGTGAAGGGTACAGACCGTCTTCAAAGAGAAGGGTGAAGAGTACAGACCGTCTTCAAAGAGAAGGGTGAAGAGTGCAGACCGTCTTCAAAGAGAAGGGTGAAGGGTACAGACCGTCTTCAAAGAGAAAGGTGAAGGGTACAGACCGTCTTCAAAGAGAAGGGTGAAGGGTACAGACCGTCTTCAAAGAGAAGGGTGAAGAGTACAGACCGTCTTCAAAGAGAAGGGTGAAGGGTACAGACCGTCTTCAAAGAGAAAGGTGAAGGGTACAGACCGTCTTCAAAGAGAAGGGTGAAGAGTACAGACCGTCTTCAAAGAGAAGGGTGAAGGGTACAGACCGTCTTCAAAGAGAAGGGTGAAGGGTACAGACCGTCTTCAAAGAGAAGGGTGAAGAGTACAGACCGTCTTCAAAGAGAAGGGTGAAGAGTACAGACCGTCTTCAAAGAGAAGGGTGAAGAATTGGAATATCAGCTCTACTCCCTCTTCCCAGGTCAAAGAGGTTGTTAGTAGCTGCTATGCACAGATAGAGCCTGCCACCTACTGGACTGTTCACAGCTGTAGTTTCCCTTCCCTAGCATTACAGGGCACTTGTCAAACTACTGAACATACAGCTTCTTACAAATGAGGCAAAGTGATCAGACTTCCTGAACAGAAAACGAATTATACGTAACATAAAATCTCAAATCTCTCCAGTTAAAAACATTTAATCAcacagttcaacacagaccaCAGCGATAAAGGAGGGAGAAATGGGTCAGGAAGTAACACTCCTCCTTCCTAAGAGAGGGCCAATCATATTCTCAAATCAGGTCACCACAATGAATCAATCACTGTCACCTATTCATGCACATCAACAATGGCCAGATTCACACTATTACACTGAAAATTAACAATGAAAAAGGCATTGATGCAAGGGATTTTTTTAGGACCAAAGACCTTGTCAAGTGGTTAATTAATCAAATCAGACAAAATTAGAACATCTTACTTCCTTATATAGGACAGAACGCCTTAAATCTCCACTTGTTCCAAACATACAGATGACCAATGAGATTACTGATATTGTTTGCAGTCAATCAATGGTAACTTAATCTACGCGGTACAAACTGGGCCATGCTACTGTGTACTGCTGCCATACAGACATCCCTGGATTGAGATTAAGGCTCTTAGTCACATCCAATCTCCATCTGATAAGACTAGGCCCATCTCACTGTCCCTCACTCTAAataaatatctatatatatatatatatatatctatcgcTAGCTATATTTGTGTGCATATTGGTTACCCATAAAGGAGCAGGAGGAAGTTACCCCCTAGACAGTGATCTAAGGTCAATTGTACATTTCATTCCATCAAATAGGATTGGAGAAGCTGGTTGAAGGATGAGCTGATCGAAGATCTGTGCTTACTGGGCAACTTCTAACCCGGTTGGAGGTACGTATACACCTAGGCCTACATGTGAATATGTACAGGCAGCACAGCAGTTATTCTTCTATGCATGTCCAGTAGGtgtgcatcatcatcatcatcatctgagcTTGGGGAAGATCCTGATGAAGAGGATCATACTGATGAAAGTGAAGGAGACCAGGATGAGCATCAGCCACAGGGTCCAGTTGACAGACTTCTTGGTGTGCTGTTCCAAACGCTCCGACTCAACCTTCAGTTTCTCGAAGTTGGTGTCTGCCTGACGCATAGACTGGGTCAGGGtctgagtgagagaggagagaagcagatACCTATTAGATCAGAGCCTCAGCTGTGCCTGACGCATAGACTGGGTCAGGGtctgagtgagagaggagagaagcagatACCTATTAGATCAGAGCCTCAGCTGTGGCTGAAGGatagacagggtcagagagacagGATCCTATGAATATTTATACTGTGGCTGAAGGATAGACTGGATCAGGGTCAGAGAGACAGGATCCTATGAATATTTCTACTGTGGCTGAAGGATAGACTGGATCAGGGTCAGGGAGACAGGATCCTATGAATATTTCTGCTGTGGCTGAAGGATTGACTGGATCAGGGTCAGAGAGACAGGATCCTATGAATATTTCTACTGTGGCTGAAGGATAGActgggtcagggtcagagagACAGGATCCTGTGAATTGCTGCTGTGGCTGAAGGATAGACTGGGTCAGGGTGAACATAGACAACACTTCTTCTGTTAAACTTTTAAGGGGCTGTTGTCAAACACTTGCACTTTTCATAAGAGACTTCATTGGCCTTTGAAATGCATAGTGATGCATATTTTTTAGCCAAAAATGGATTGACCATGAAAAGAATCCATCCTTCCATTTAGACTAGTGGAATTCCAGGTCTCATAGCAGCAGCTGTTAAATCATATATCCCACAAGTTGTTCAAACGCTTTAGTTCTGGAATGTTTCTTATGTAATACCGCCACCTTCTGGACAGACACCAAAACACTTTTCTGTCAACCAGAATAGAAGCTCTTGCTGAATTCCAAGGCTCATATAAATTATTAAGTAAGTCATATGGAAATAGCTTCAACTTGTTTTTCCTGATAAGTGTGGTGAAATTCTCGCCATATTGGATACACCTGTCCAATCCTTTGAGATCTACAGGAGTGTTAGGCGGCAgcgttggcctagtggttagagcgttggcctagtggttagagcgttggcctagtggttagagcgttggcctagtggttagagcgttggcctagtggttagagcgttggcctagtggttagagcgttggcctagtggttagagcgttggcctagtggttagagcgttggcctagtggttagagcgttggcctagttaccgaaaggttgcaagatcgaatccctcgagctgacaagttaaaaatctgttgttctacccctgaacaaggaatttaacccactgctcctcggaaggccatcattgaaaataagaatttgttcttaactgacttgcctagttaaaggttcaaaaaaatatattattaccAAGTGTTAGGCGCTAAAACCCCAGGGGGATTATCCTCACTTTTCTAACTCTACAAGGGCAGAGAGTCTTCCTGTTGTCTGACCTGAGAATGAGGCTAAAAGGTGGAATTGTAATTCAGTATAGAAACTGTTCAGCAGAGCTTGTCTTCTTCCACACCTGGTTGTCCTGTTTGATAATGTTCTGGGCCACCAGCGTGTTGTTCTTCAGGTTGCGCGCCAGGTTCAGCATGTCTTCAGCCAACTTTTCCTGTAGGTTGTGATGGTGCTGCAACACTGCATCCAGCTCGGCTGCTGACTGCCGTTCATCCAGAACCAAACCCCTTTCGAAGCGGAGGGAGGGATTGGTtttattgattgatttgattgtgggtataaaaaaaaaaaacagacaaatgTGAAATCGTACATTTGGTAAGTCCGGTTTCACATTTTAGAGCAGAGCGAGAGGAAATTAGGTTAATGTTACCTTCTGTTTCTCAAGTCTGTTTCCAAGTTTCCTGTTTAATTACAGAGAAAACAATTACACTTTAAAATGACGCTATTGTACATCGGaatatattaaaataaaataaaaacgagTGTTTACCTTTGTTCGACAGACCCTATAAAGAAACGCAATAAAACAGTTAGCAGAAATAGCCCTTTATAAAGAAGACAGATCATGTCCATTAAAACAAACTATAACATTTTCAAAGTAAAATACACACTATTGAGACCCATCCAACAGTATGAGGTTATCTTACAGTGCCTAACAGCTCGTTCCTCATCTCCCCTGTGCACCGGGCTTTGGTCTGCATGTGAACTGTCTTACTGGCTGGCATTCTCTCATTGGCTATGGTGGGGGTGCGTCCAGGAGCTAGGAACTGATTGGCCAGGGCTTTCTCTGTCCCCGACTATAAAAGAAGAACATAGGACAGGCAGCTCAAGTGAAGAAAACATTAAAAACAAACTGGTGAGAAGAAAACGTTTCTATAATGTAATGCTAACGGCTTCAAACAGAATTTAAAATCAGTTGTTTTAGCTACGTATCAGAATGAAATCCTTGAGGGTAATTATACTAACCAGTTTCTCTGCTTCTAGAAGTCCTTTCAAGAAGTCCACCTTCCGTGTGTAGTCTGTCATCACCTCTACTGTGGGTTTGctgaagggagagatggaaaatAATGAATGGATATTTAAAAACAACGATTGCCTCAGGAGGACATGAATTAGGCGAATACAGatcattcggaaagtattgagtCCCTgattctttccacattttgttacttaacagccttattctaaaaatggttTAAATAATCCACCCAATcgacacacgataccccataatggcaaaagtgaaaacaggttgacaaatgtattaaaaataaacagaattaccttatttacctaagtattcagaccctttgctatgagacttgaaattgatctcaggtgcatcctgtttccattgatcatccttgagatgtttctacaacttgattggagtcaacctgtggtaaattcaattgattggacatgatttggaaaggcaaacacccgtctatataaggtcccacagttgacagtgcatgtcttggtttttgctctgttgaaggaattgtccgtagagctctgagacaggacagtgttgaggcacagatatggggaagggtaccaaaaaaatgtctgccgcgttgaaggtccccaagaacacagtggcctccatcattcttaaatggaagaagtttggaaccaccaagactcttcctagagctggcagcccggccaaactgagcaatcgggggagaagagccttggtcagggaggtgatgaaGAACCCaacagtcactctgacagagctccagagttcctctgtggagatgggagaatcttccagaaggacaaccatctttgcagcattccacccatcaggcctttatggtagcgtgaccagacagaagccactcctcagtaaaaaggcccCTAAAGcaggggttcttaaactttttcagcctgggacccaaattaAAAATGCTGTGTTTAGGAACATATGCAACTATACGTAAATATTGGTACATATCATTGCCCTTatgcctaaaacaaatgcaatatagacaaaaacaaataacgaAATTAAAATGGTCATAAATATCTATTCATGTTTATTTTCCCCCATTAAAAACTCTTACGTATCtctctaggttggaactgttgctgttaaaatacaataaataattttcattctgaactggaacaaactgattgatcacatcacacagatgcaGGCTCTTTGATGCAACACcaagtaacagtacagatgaaaaatgatcaggcctactgtacctcttactgtagaaatgattgtCAAAAgaaagtctaggttggaactgttgctgttaaaatagaAATCATCgtttttattctgaactggaataaactgattgatccaggctgaatcacatccggacacgagtcccatagggcggcgcacaattatcCCAGCGTCGTCTAGGttcggccggggtaggccgtcactgtaaataagtatttgttcttaaccgacttgcctagttaaattttaaaaaaggttcaatttaaataaatataaatatttcaAATGAACAATCACATGGATGTAGAtcagaaaacaaaaacacactCTCTCCTAATGAGAGGTGTGTGGCTGGTTGAAGTTGTCAACACGCATGTCTCTTCTGGGATCCGTTTTTGACAGTACAACACTGCTCAGCATTGAGACGGTTTCTGTACTTGTTTTTTCATTAAGTAACCCAGAGTTGAGAACCCTGACTGACAGTTATGTGGGGCTGTACTGGACCAGgacatctactgctttctcagtcaggctGGTGACCGCTTCATGCTGTAGAtgagcaacccagaactgtgtgtgtgtttgcctcaaAAAGCATCTTGCTTCAATAAAAATGACGTATTTTAACAGCGACGGTTCCAACCTAGACTTGCTTTCAACaataatttctacagtaaaatGTAACTAGTTAGCTAACATTCGCCAAAGCAAGCTATTAGTTGTGTACAAGGccaggggattgtttgaaagagaaactcacataTACTACTATGAGATAGTACTCCGCTATTTCTGCTTATATCACCTGTTCTAAAATGACAACAATTCCACTGTTGAAGCACTGTTTCCTGTTGCactctgccctgttctgaaataATTCCCTGGGTTTACCACCATGctgtggatgtttggtcaggaTGTGTCGTTATATGAATTTGTTCGTTTTGATTAACTCATTACTAAGCACTTCcccgcaacaacaaaaaaaacacattgaggGAGCTCCTCGTTATTTCTCAAAGTTTGTATGAAAGAGAGAAACTCATCGATGTATTGGTGTTTCGTGAcgattgagctcagtcagaacttgtTGCTAGCATGAGTCTATTTGGTGACGTCGGTGAGTGGGAATGACAAGTCCGTGGCTGACAGcgcatcatctgctgctgaaccaCAGCGCTGCAGCGCGTGTCACCGAGGGatcttaaaataaaaaaaactcctgAAAAAAAGATCCGGTAAACCGCGAAGCACACGGGCATCTCCTTCTCCCACTCGAgcagctgccaaactgagcagagaccgctgctaagcagagagcgcactgaacagagagcgcactgaacagagagcgcactgaacagagaccgctgctaagcagagagcgcactgaacagagaccgctgctaagcagagagcgcactgaacagagaccgctgctaagcagagagcgcactgaacagagaccACTGGTAAGCAGcggagagcgcactgaacagagaccTCTGGTAAGCAGcggagagcgcactgaacagagaccGCTGGTAAGCAGAGAGTGCACTGAACAGAGaccgctgctaagcagagagcgcactgaacagagaccgctgctaagcagagagcgcactgaacagagaccGCTGGTAAGCAGcggagagcgcactgaacagagaccTCTGCTAAGCAGcggagagcgcactgaacagagaccTCTGCTAAGCAGcggagagcgcactgaacagagaccgctgctaagcagagagcgcactgaacagagaccgctgctaagcagcggagagcgcactgaacagagaccgctgctaagcagcggagagcgcactgaacagagaccgctgctaagcagcggagagcgcactgaacagagaccgctgctaagcagagagcgcACTGGACAGAGACCTCTGCTAAGCAGAGAGCGCACTGGACAGAGACCTCTGCTAAGCAGAGAGCGCACTGGACAGAGACCGCTGCTAAGCAGAGCGCGCACTGAACAGAGACCGCTGCTAAGCAGAGCGCGCACTGGACAGAGACCGCTGCTAAGCAGAGCGCGCACTGGACAGAGACCTCTGCTAAGCAGAGCGCGCACTGGACAGAGACCTCTGCTAAGCAGAGCGCGCACTGGACAGAGACCTCTGCTAAGCAGAGCGCGCACTGGACAGAGACCTCTGCTAAGCAGAGCGCGCACTGGACAGAGACCTCTGCTAAGCAGAGCGCGCACTGGACAGAGACCTCTGCTAAGCAGAGCGCGCACTGGACAGAGACCTCTGCTAAGCAGAGCGCGCACTGGACAGAGACCTCTGCTAAGCAGAGCGCGCACTGGACAGAGACCTCTGCTAAG
This window encodes:
- the LOC139410278 gene encoding vesicle transport protein USE1 — its product is MASSRLEINFIRLLSRCESIASEKRVETEWRLEKYVGALEEMLVALRKSPSKPTVEVMTDYTRKVDFLKGLLEAEKLSGTEKALANQFLAPGRTPTIANERMPASKTVHMQTKARCTGEMRNELLGTGLSNKGNLETDLRNRRGLVLDERQSAAELDAVLQHHHNLQEKLAEDMLNLARNLKNNTLVAQNIIKQDNQTLTQSMRQADTNFEKLKVESERLEQHTKKSVNWTLWLMLILVSFTFISMILFIRIFPKLR